The following proteins come from a genomic window of Athalia rosae chromosome 1, iyAthRosa1.1, whole genome shotgun sequence:
- the LOC105690802 gene encoding spectrin beta chain isoform X6: protein MTTDISVVRGGWDPTLQQEIVDEYEYDGGNSSSRLFERSRIKALAGERESVQKKTFQKWVNSHLVRCSCRIGDLYVDLRDGKMLIKLLEILSGERLPRPTKGKMRIHCLENVDKALQFLREQRVHLENMGSHDIVDGNPRLSLGLIWTIILRFQIQDITIEETDNQETKSAKDALLLWCQMKTAGYHNVNVRNFTTSWRDGLAFNAIIHKHRPDLIQFDKLSKSNAIYNLNNSFNVAEDKLGLTKLLDAEDIFVDHPDEKSIITYVVTYYHYFSKMKQETVQGKRIGKVVGIAMENDRMIHEYESLTSDLLRWIEATIEALGDRHFANSLVGVQSQLSQFSNYRTVEKPPKFVEKGNLEVLLFTLQSKMRANNQKPYTPKEGKMISDINKAWERLEKAEHERELALREELIRQEKLEQLAARFNRKASMRETWLSENQRLVSQDNFGFDLAAVEAAAKKHEAIETDIFAYEERVQAVMAVSQELEAENYHDIDRINARKDNVLRLWNYLLELLKARRLRLELSLQLQQNFQEMLYILDSMEEIKMRLLTDDYGKHLMGVEDLLQKHSLVEADINVLGERVKAVVQQSQRFLEQGEGYRPCDPTIIIERVQQLEDAYAELVRLAVERRARLEESRNLWQFYWDMADEENWIKEKEQIVSTGDIGHDLTTINLLLSKHKALENEIQSHEPQLMSVAAVGDELIRQHHFGSDRIKERLQEILGMWNHLLDLAAFRRKRLEEAVDYHQLFADADDIDIWMLDTLRLVSSEDVGRDEANVQSLLKKHKDVTDELKNYATTIEQLHQQASQLGEHDSKSPEVLERLASIDSRYKELLELAKLRKQRLLDALSLYKLFSESDGVEQWIGEKNRMLETMVPAKDIEDVEIMKHRYDGFDKEMNANASRVAVVNQLARQLLHVEHPNSEQIVARQNELNQKWAELREKAEGKRDALNSAHGVQTFHIECRETVSWIEDKKRILQQTDSLEMDLTGVMTLQRRLSGMERDLAAIQAKLDALEKEAQSIEQEHPEEAAVIRERITQIHTIWEQLTQMLKERDAKLEEAGDLHRFLRDLDHFQTWLTKTQTDVASEDTPTSLADAEKLLTQHQNIKEEIDNYTDDYQKMMEYGERLTSEAGDGDTQYMFLRERLNALKMGWEELHQMWANRQNLLSNSLNLQVFDRDARQAEVLLSQQEHILTKDETPTNFEQAENMIKRHEAFMTTMEANDDKINSVTQFAGRLVEEGHFAADKVKKKADAINERRNANRERANQVMDRLKDQLQLQMFLQDREELVEWVQEKHITAQDETYRSAKTVHSKWTRHQAFEAEIASNKDRLQHLQQAADELIQLKPELAEIIKPKVTELCDQFEELETTTKDKGERLFDANREVLIHQTCDDIDSWMNELEKQIESTDTGCDLASVNILMQKQQMIETQMAVKARQVTELDKQAEHLQRTVPDEKMEEIKFKKEKVAQRFAQLKAPLNDRQRHLEKKKEAYQFRRDVEDEKLWIAEKMPQATSSEYGNSLFNVHMLKKKNQSLRTEIENHEPRINSVCNNGQKLIDEGHEDSAEFIQRISDLSDKWRELKDAVDERNRHLLQNEKAQQYFFDATEAESWMSEQELYMMVEDRGKDEISAQNLMKKHESLEHAVEDYADAIRQLGETARQLINDQHALSDQIAVKQSQVDKLYAGLKDLAGERRAKLDEALQLFMLNREVDDLEQWIAERELVAGSHELGQDYDHVTLLWERFKEFARDTETIGSERVAAVNGIADSLIATGHSDAATIAEWKDGLNEVWQDLLELIETRTQMLAASRELHKFFHDCKDVLGRILEKQNAMSDELGRDAGSVSALQRKHGNFIQDLSTLQSQVAQIQDESSKLQASYAGDKAREITNREAEVVAAWNNLQSLCDGRKAKLEDTGDLFKFFNMVRTLMIWMDDVVRQMNTPEKPRDVSGVELLMNNHQSLKAEIDTREDNLTACLDLGKDLLARNHYASVQIKEKLLALTNHRNALLHRWEERWENLQLILEVYQFARDAAVAEAWLIAQEPYLMSQELGHTIDDVENLIKKHEAFEKSAAAQEERFSALQRLTTSEQLLGREFGLDVPVLEFKHELIFIPEYPPSSQFLLTKPKKHIRSQSQIVREIILDSDKFYKPARRYRREKTSTGTTIIYPGTSSYPNKKKYVRSKSFLWDSEWNSSSKGSQGSTGSQPVSPCVDLDDIPVFEDDISTSFEKKTSGRLDTLSNHRTEQPLVENNQFVKCVNHDPIYQNTFKGKQHLLSELDYVELLPSSSVRISESQSDDENADDISTHSPPPLFKKDKKSSSITEENHPILTQNLLPNTSNHEYVNIVLKSRSAELMTPQQTNHFSEKPIREKCLEIPSPIGSDEESLTGDRQSLDLESSISNIRKLHLQIDALTEDLINTSPQKKRVDPNDAFLLAERCTYEEEHSNQKFNHLMQVRLDYDFPSSLRSSKSLPQSMQEIADESYSKRKRSRSSLGPKDKFQKTSNLNTDSPNPLPILSTSETYPSQGPSLSADNLTVAKNSSEFELKELKRREQEREEEERRKQEEAAAAEAAKLAKATPVTSPDEPPSDRVDGEGIQTGEHAAGEEDSHEQRSPGDDEFEGTLIRKHEWESTTKKASNRSWDKLYMVVRGQNLVAYKDQKSYKAAADQPYKGEPSLDLRGASVQVASEYTKKKHVFRVKSQSGADFLFQAKDDAEMLEWVSVLNQAAQGASGASTSRAQTLPAPTQAETKRRSFFTLKKN, encoded by the exons ATGACGACCGACATCTCGGTGGTGCGCGGGGGTTGGGACCCGACGCTTCAACAGGAGATTGTCGACGAGTATGAATACGATGGAGGAAACTCTAGTTCGAGGCTCTTTGAACGATCTCGTATTAAGGCATTAGCAG gTGAACGTGAGTCAGTgcagaaaaaaacatttcaaaaaTGGGTAAATTCTCACCTGGTTCGCTGTTCTTGTCGGATTGGAGATCTTTATGTAGATCTTCGCGATGGCAAGATGCTTATAAAACTGCTAGAGATATTGTCCGGCGAACGTTTACCACGACCAACTAAGGGGAAAATGCGTATCCATTGTCTAGAAAACGTTGACAAAGCGTTGCAATTTCTGAGAGAGCAAAGAGTCCATCTTGAAAACATGGGTTCACATGATATTGTGGATGGCAATCCAAGATTGAGCTTGGGATTGATTTGGACAATCATCTTACGCTTCCAAATTCAAGATATTACCATTGAAGAAACTGACAATCAAGAAACTAAATCAGCTAAAGATGCACTTCTCCTGTGGTGTCAAATGAAGACTGCTGGGTACCATAATGTGAATGTCAGGAATTTCACAACATCTTGGCGAGATGGTCTAGCGTTTAATGCTATAATACATAAGCATCGTCCAGATTTGATTCAGTTTGACAAGCTGTCGAAATCAAACGCAATATACAATTTGAACAACTCGTTCAATGTTGCTGAAGATAAACTAGGTCTCACAAAATTGTTGGATGCCGAAGACATTTTTGTTGATCAtccggatgaaaaatctaTCATCACTTATGTTGTAACTTACTACCATTACTTCTCAAAAATGAAGCAAGAAACTGTACAAGGTAAAAGAATTGGTAAAGTAGTAGGAATTGCTATGGAGAACGACAGAATGATTCACGAATACGAGAGTTTGACCAGTGATCTTCTCAGGTGGATTGAAGCCACTATTGAAGCTTTGGGTGATCGTCATTTCGCTAATTCACTTGTTGGCGTTCAGTCTCAACTTTCGCAATTTTCCAATTATCGTACAGTAGAAAAACCACCCAAGTTTGTAGAAAAAGGTAATTTGGAAGTTTTATTGTTTACACTGCAATCAAAAATGCGGGCAAATAACCAGAAGCCCTACACACccaaagaaggaaaaatgatttcTGATATCAACAAGGCCTGGGAGAGATTAGAGAAAGCCGAACACGAGCGTGAATTAGCTCTCAGAGAAGAATTAATACGTCAAGAGAAATTAGAGCAATTGGCTGCAAGATTCAACCGTAAAGCAAGCATGAGGGAAACATGGCTATCTGAAAATCAAAGATTAGTATCTCAAGATAACTTTGGTTTCGATCTAGCAGCCGTGGAAGCTGCAGCTAAAAAACACGAGGCCATAGAAACCGACATCTTTGCTTACGAGGAACGTGTGCAGGCAGTTATGGCAGTATCTCAAGAACTAGAAGCCGAAAACTACCATGACATAGATAGAATTAATGCACGAAAGGACAATGTTCTCAGGCTATGGAACTACCTCCTGGAGTTATTGAAAGCTCGAAGACTACGGTTGGAGCTTTCTCTTCAATTACAACAAAACTTCCAAGAAATGTTATATATCTTAGACAGTATGGAAGAAATCAAGATGCGATTGTTGACGGATGATTATGGTAAACATCTAATGGGAGTTGAAGATCTTCTGCAGAAGCATTCACTTGTCGAAGCAGATATCAATGTTCTGGGTGAAAGAGTCAAGGCTGTTGTTCAACAAAGTCAAAGATTCTTAGAGCAAGGTGAGGGTTACCGTCCTTGCGATCCAACAATTATCATTGAACGTGTCCAGCAACTTGAAGATGCTTACGCAGAATTGGTTCGTCTAGCTGTCGAACGCCGTGCTAGATTGGAAGAATCTCGTAATCTGTGGCAATTCTATTGGGACATGGCCGATGAAGAGAACTggataaaggaaaaagaacagATTGTTTCTACGGGTGATATTGGTCACGACTTAACTACCATCAATTTACTTCTATCGAAACACAAAGCTTTGGAAAATGAGATTCAATCTCACGAGCCACAGTTGATGTCAGTCGCTGCAGTTGGTGATGAGTTGATTCGTCAACATCACTTTGGTTCTGATCGTATCAAAGAGAGATTACAAGAAATATTAGGAATGTGGAATCATTTATTAGATCTGGCAGCATTCAGACGTAAACGGCTAGAAGAAGCCGTTGATTACCATCAATTATTTGCTGATGCTGACGATATTGATATTTGGATGTTGGACACTCTCAGACTAGTTTCATCAGAGGATGTTGGTCGAGACGAAGCAAACGTTCAATcattgttgaaaaaacataAAGACGTCACAGACGAACTTAAGAATTATGCAACGACTATTGAGCAGCTCCATCAACAAGCTTCACAACTTGGCGAACATGATTCTAAATCTCCAGAAGTATTGGAGAGACTTGCTTCGATCGATTCCAGATACAAAGAACTTCTGGAATTGGCCAAGTTACGTAAACAGCGACTATTAGATGCTCTGTCGTTGTATAAATTGTTCAGTGAATCAGACGGAGTCGAGCAATGGATCGGCGAAAAGAATAGAATGCTGGAAACCATGGTTCCTGCTAAAGATATCGAAGATGTAGAAATTATGAAACATCGTTATGACGGCTTCGACAAAGAAATGAATGCTAATGCTTCCAGAGTCGCTGTTGTCAATCAGTTGGCTAGACAACTGTTACATGTGGAACATCCTAATTCTGAACAGATTGTTGCTCGTCAGAATGAACTCAATCAGAAATGGGCTGAGCTGAGAGAGAAGGCCGAAGGGAAACGAGACGCTCTTAATTCCGCTCATGGAGTACAAACCTTCCATATTGAGTGTCGTGAGACTGTATCTTGGATTGAAGACAAGAAACGCATTCTACAACAAACAGATAGCTTGGAAATGGACTTGACTGGTGTCATGACATTGCAGAGACGTCTTAGCGGTATGGAACGGGACTTGGCAGCTATCCAAGCAAAGTTAGATGCGCTTGAAAAAGAAGCTCAATCAATTGAACAAGAACATCCCGAAGAGGCAGCTGTTATCCGTGAAAGAATTACCCAGATACACACGATTTGGGAACAACTTACTCAGATGCTCAAAGAGCGTGATGCTAAACTCGAAGAAGCTGGCGATTTACATAGATTCTTACGTGATCTTGATCACTTCCAGACTTGGTTGACAAAGACTCAAACTGACGTTGCTAGTGAAGATACGCCTACAAGCTTGGCAGATGCTGAGAAATTGTTAACCCAGCATCAGAATATCAAGGAAGAAATTGACAATTACACTGACGATTATCAAAAGATGATGGAATATGGAGAGAGGCTCACAAGCGAGGCTGGGGATGGTGATACGCAGTATATGTTCTTGAGAGAAAGGTTGAATGCACTGAAAATGGGTTGGGAAGAACTTCACCAGATGTGGGCAAATCGTCAAAACTTGTTGTCGAACTCGTTGAATCTACAAGTGTTTGACCGTGATGCTCGCCAAGCTGAAGTTTTGTTGTCTCAGCAAGAGCACATTCTTACCAAAGATGAAACTCCTACAAACTTCGAACAGGCAGAAAACATGATAAAACGCCACGAAGCCTTCATGACTACAATGGAAgctaatgatgataaaatcaATTCAGTTACTCAATTCGCTGGCAGATTAGTAGAAGAAGGCCACTTTGCAGCCGACAAAGTTAAAAAGAAGGCAGATGCAATAAACGAACGCAGAAATGCTAATCGTGAAAGAGCTAATCAAGTAATGGACAGATTAAAGGATCAACTTCAATTGCAAATGTTCCTGCAAGATCGTGAGGAGCTTGTTGAGTGGGTACAGGAAAAACACATCACGGCACAGGATGAAACATATCGCAGTGCAAAAACTGTTCACAGTAAATGGACCAGGCATCAAGCGTTTGAGGCAGAAATCGCGAGTAACAAAGATCGTCTGCAGCATCTGCAACAAGCTGCTGATGAGCTGATTCAGTTGAAGCCTGAATTAGCAGAAATCATCAAACCTAAAGTCACGGAATTATGTGACCAATTTGAGGAGCTAGAAACGACAACAAAGGATAAAGGGGAAAGATTGTTTGACGCTAACCGTGAAGTCCTTATACACCAGACGTGTGACGACATCGATTCATGGATGAATGAATTAGAAAAGCAAATTGAAAGTACTGATACTGGTTGTGATTTGGCATCTGTTAATATTCTGATGCAGAAACAACAGATGATTGAAACGCAAATGGCTGTGAAGGCTCGCCAGGTTACGGAGCTGGACAAACAAGCTGAACACCTACAGAGAACTGTTCCAGatgagaaaatggaagaaatcaaatttaaaaaagagaaggttGCGCAGAGATTTGCTCAACTTAAGGCTCCACTCAACGATCGTCAACGGCatttggaaaagaagaaggaggcaTACCAATTCAGACGTGATGTCGAGGACGAAAAATTGTGGATTGCTGAGAAAATGCCACAAGCCACCAGTTCGGAGTATGGTAATTCCCTCTTCAACGTTCATAtgttaaagaaaaagaatcaatcTCTTCGTACTGAAATCGAAAACCACGAGCCAAGAATTAATTCTGTATGTAACAATGGTCAGAAACTGATAGACGAAGGGCATGAAGATAGCGCGGAATTCATCCAGCGTATCTCTGACCTTTCTGACAAATGGCGTGAATTGAAAGATGCCGTTGATGAAAGGAACAGGCATTTGTTACAAAACGAAAAGGCACAGCAATATTTCTTCGATGCAACTGAAGCTGAATCATGGATGAGCGAACAAGAGTTGTATATGATGGTAGAGGATCGTGGAAAAGATGAGATTTCTGCACAAAACCTAATGAAGAAACATGAATCTTTGGAACATGCTGTTGAAGATTATGCTGATGCAATTCGTCAACTGGGTGAAACAGCTAGGCAATTAATAAACGACCAGCATGCGTTGAGTGATCAGATTGCTGTCAAACAGTCTCAGGTTGACAAATTATATGCTGGACTCAAAGATCTGGCTGGGGAACGTCGTGCTAAACTAGATGAAGCACTTCAGTTGTTTATGCTTAATCGTGAAGTTGATGATTTGGAGCAATGGATAGCTGAGCGAGAATTAGTTGCTGGTAGTCATGAGTTAGGCCAAGATTACGATCATGTCACTCTACTCTGGGAAAGATTCAAGGAATTTGCACGTGATACAGAGACAATAGGTTCAGAAAGGGTAGCTGCTGTAAATGGAATTGCAGATTCTCTGATCGCAACTGGACATTCAGATGCAGCTACAATTGCCGAATGGAAAGATGGCCTGAATGAAGTTTGGCAAGATTTATTGGAATTAATTGAAACGCGAACTCAAATGTTGGCAGCTAGCCGAGAGCTCCACAAATTCTTCCACGACTGCAAAGATGTACTAGGAAGgattttggaaaaacaaaatgctATGTCCGACGAATTGGGACGTGATGCTGGCTCTGTTTCAGCGCTCCAACGAAAACACGGCAACTTTATTCAAGATTTGTCCACCTTACAATCACAGGTAGCACAAATTCAAGATGAATCCTCTAAGCTTCAGGCTAGCTACGCTGGTGACAAGGCTAGAGAAATTACAAACCGAGAGGCTGAAGTAGTCGCAGCTTGGAATAACTTGCAGTCTTTGTGCGACGGCCGCAAAGCGAAATTGGAAGATACAGGTGACTTGTTCAAGTTCTTCAACATGGTCAGAACTTTAATGATCTGGATGGACGATGTAGTTAGACAAATGAATACACCAGAGAAACCTCGCGATGTATCTGGTGTAGAATTACTAATGAATAATCATCAAAGTTTGAAAGCTGAAATCGATACACGAGAAGACAACCTCACAGCTTGCCTTGATCTTGGAAAAGATCTATTGGCAAGAAATCATTACGCCAGTGtacaaattaaagaaaaactgCTAGCATTAACGAATCACAGAAATGCTCTGTTACATCGTTGGGAGGAAAGATGGGAAAATCTACAACTAA TTCTTGAAGTGTACCAGTTTGCACGTGATGCTGCCGTCGCAGAAGCCTGGCTGATTGCACAGGAACCATATCTCATGAGTCAGGAGCTCGGA CATACGATTGatgatgttgaaaatttgatcaagAAACACGAGgcatttgaaaaatcagcaGCTGCACAAGAAGAAAGATTTAGTGCCCTACAGCGACTCACAACG TCTGAGCAGCTTCTTGGTAGAGAGTTTGGCCTGGATGTACCGGTGTTGGAATTCAAACACGAATTAATCTTCATTCCAGAATATCCGCCCTCATCTCAATTCCTATTaacgaaaccgaaaaaacACATTCGTTCCCAAAGTCAGATTGtgcgagaaataattttagactctgataaattttacaaaccAGCTAGAAGATACAGACGTGAAAAAACGTCTACGGGAACTACAATCATTTATCCAGGAACTTCATCATatcccaataaaaaaaaatatgtacgatCTAAGTCTTTCCTATGGGATAGTGAATGGAACTCGAGTTCTAAAGGTTCTCAAGGATCAACTGGTAGTCAACCCGTATCACCTTGTGTAGACCTAGATGATATTCCGGTATTTGAGGATGATATTTCTactagttttgaaaaaaaaacttcaggaAGACTAGATACACTAAGCAATCATAGAACAGAACAGCCTCTTGTAGAGAACAATCAATTTGTAAAATGCGTCAATCATGATCCTATATACCAAAATACTTTCAAAGGAAAGCAGCATTTGTTATCTGAGTTAGATTATGTGGAACTCCTCCCTTCTTCTAGTGTGCGTATATCAGAGTCTCAATCGGACGACGAAAACGCCGATGATATTTCGACCCATAGTCCACCTCCATTAtttaaaaaggataaaaagtCTAGTTCCATTACTGAGGAAAATCATCCTATATTAACCCAAAATCTCTTACCAAACACATCAAATCACGAATATGTAAATATCGTGCTCAAATCAAGATCCGCGGAATTGATGACACCTCAACAAACAAatcatttttccgaaaaaccCATTAGAGAAAAATGTCTGGAAATTCCGAGTCCAATTGGGAGTGATGAAGAATCATTGACTGGTGATAGGCAAAGTCTGGATCTCGAAAGTTCAATTTCCaatattagaaaattacaCCTACAAATTGACGCGTTAACAGAAGACTTGATAAACACTTCTCCACAGAAAAAACGGGTTGATCCTAATGACGCGTTTCTCTTAGCCGAGCGCTGTACTTATGAGGAAGAGCACAGTAATCAAAAGTTTAATCATTTAATGCAAGTTAGATTAGATTACGATTTTCCTTCATCTTTGAGATCATCTAAATCATTACCTCAGTCCATGCAAGAAATAGCTGATGAAAGTTACAGTAAGCGGAAACGTAGCCGATCAAGTTTAGGTCCAAAAGACAAGTTCCAAAAGACTTCTAACTTGAATACAGACAGTCCTAATCCATTACCTATCTTGAGCACGTCTGAAACATATCCATCTCAAGGTCCATCCCTATCTGCGGACAATTTAACTGTGGCAAAAAATAGTTCTGAA TTTGAGCTGAAAGAACTTAAACGACGAGAACAAGaacgagaggaagaagaaaggcGTAAACAAGAagaagctgcagcagcagaagcTGCCAAGTTAGCCAAGGCGACACCGGTTACGAGCCCAGATGAGCCACCCAGTGACAG GGTTGATGGTGAAGGAATCCAAACCGGTGAACATGCAGCTGGTGAAGAGGACAGTCATg AACAACG